A stretch of the Musa acuminata AAA Group cultivar baxijiao unplaced genomic scaffold, Cavendish_Baxijiao_AAA HiC_scaffold_1130, whole genome shotgun sequence genome encodes the following:
- the LOC135668532 gene encoding aspartyl protease family protein At5g10770-like: protein MGLLLSLTFFLVLTAAAAAPSEDASHSSCSSKFSGELHLLDGSGLRLTLHHPRSPCSPAPLPDLPFSTILSHDEARATYFAARLTKTVPRAASPLLQSAAVSVPLSPGNSIGVGNYVTRINLGTPGKSYSVVADTGSSLSWLQCSPCKVECHPQEGPLFNPSASATYRSVPCSASECDSLESATLNPAACTMSNVCVYEATYGDGSFSVGYLSKDTLSLGSGRRLADFVYGCGQDNEGLFGRSAGLIGLARDRLSMPSQLAPTLGYGFSYCLPTTASSGYLSFGSNNPGRFSYTPMVSSSLDDSLYFIRLTGITVGGRGLPVSASAYTSTPTIIDSGTVITRLPIDLYDALSSAVSAALRGYRRAPAYSILDTCFRGSLSRLAVPAVDMVFQGGATLRLAARNVMIDVDSSTTCLAFAPSGSVAIIGNKQQQTFSVVYDVGRSRIGFAAGGCG from the exons ATGGGGTTGCTTCTCTCTCTAACTTTCTTCCTTGTgctcacagcagcagcagcagctccctCGGAAGATGCTTCCCACAGCTCGTGCTCTTCCAAATtcagtg GTGAACTGCACCTCCTCGACGGCTCCGGTCTCCGCCTCACTCTGCACCACCCCAGGAGCCCCTGCTCCCCTGCCCCCCTCCCCGACCTCCCCTTCTCCACCATCCTCTCCCACGACGAGGCACGCGCCACATATTTCGCCGCCCGGCTGACCAAAACCGTACCACGAGCCGCGTCACCACTCCTCCAGTCGGCCGCCGTCTCCGTTCCCCTGTCCCCCGGAAACTCCATTGGCGTCGGCAACTACGTTACCCGCATCAACCTCGGCACTCCCGGCAAGTCCTACTCCGTCGTCGCCGACACCGGCTCCTCCCTCTCCTGGCTTCAGTGCTCCCCGTGCAAAGTCGAGTGCCACCCACAGGAAGGCCCTTTGTTCAACCCTAGCGCCTCCGCCACCTACAGATCCGTGCCCTGCTCCGCGTCGGAGTGCGACAGCCTCGAGTCCGCCACCCTCAATCCTGCCGCCTGCACCATGTCCAATGTCTGCGTCTACGAGGCCACCTACGGCGACGGCTCCTTCTCCGTCGGGTACCTGAGCAAGGACACGCTCTCTTTAGGCTCTGGCCGTCGGCTCGCTGACTTCGTCTACGGCTGCGGCCAGGACAACGAGGGCCTCTTCGGCCGCTCCGCCGGTCTCATCGGCCTCGCGCGCGACAGGCTCTCCATGCCGTCGCAGCTTGCGCCAACTCTAGGATACGGCTTCTCTTACTGCCTCCCCACCACGGCGTCCTCCGGGTACCTGTCGTTCGGCTCAAACAATCCGGGGCGGTTCTCCTACACGCCGATGGTGTCGAGCTCGTTGGACGACAGCCTCTACTTCATCAGGCTCACGGGCATCACGGTCGGCGGGCGAGGTCTGCCGGTGTCGGCGTCGGCCTACACCAGCACGCCGACGATCATCGACTCCGGGACGGTCATCACGCGGCTCCCGATCGACTTGTACGACGCGCTGAGCAGCGCGGTCTCGGCGGCGCTGAGGGGGTACAGGCGGGCGCCGGCGTACTCGATACTGGACACCTGCTTCAGGGGGAGCCTGAGCAGGCTGGCGGTGCCGGCGGTGGACATGGTGTTCCAGGGGGGCGCGACGCTGAGGCTCGCGGCGAGGAACGTGATGATCGACGTGGATAGCTCCACGACCTGCCTGGCGTTCGCGCCGTCCGGTAGTGTGGCGATCATCGGCAACAAGCAGCAGCAGACCTTCAGTGTGGTGTACGACGTGGGCAGGTCGAGAATTGGGTTCGCTGCCGGTGGTTGTGGCTGA